In Hallerella succinigenes, the following are encoded in one genomic region:
- the ettA gene encoding energy-dependent translational throttle protein EttA: MAEKFVFYMNRMTKMYPPGKTVLKDISLSFYYGAKIGIIGTNGSGKSTLLRIMAGIDKEFQGEAWIEPGRTAGYLPQEPQLDPNLTVKENVMQAVAKKQAILDRYNEISMKFAEPMSDDEMNKLMEEQGKLQDQIDAEDLWSLDRKIEIAMDALNCPPGDWQVTNLSGGEKRRVALCRLLLEEPDLLLLDEPTNHLDAESVAWLERHLREYKGSVILVTHDRYFLDNVTGWILEIDRGRGIPWQGNYAEWLDQKLDRMKNEEKGESDRQKRLAREQEWVKQSPKARQAKNKARLKAYEDLLAEDSREQIKVAQIYIPNGKRLGNVVIQAENLRKAYNDKLLFEDLSFTLPRSGIVGIIGPNGAGKSTLFKIITGQEKPDSGCVKIGDTVEMITMEQGRESLDDTKTVFETIANGKDEIILGERKMNARAYCGLFNFTGADQQKKLSVLSGGERNRVLMAKNLQRPGNLLFLDEPTNDLDIETLQALEQAILRFAGCAVIISHDRWFLDRVATHILAYEGDSKVVWFEGNWSEYEADYRKRMGDDADTPKRFKYKTLTRE, encoded by the coding sequence ATGGCCGAAAAATTTGTTTTTTACATGAACCGAATGACCAAGATGTATCCGCCCGGAAAGACGGTGCTCAAGGACATTTCACTGAGCTTCTATTACGGAGCAAAGATTGGCATCATCGGTACGAACGGCAGTGGTAAATCGACGCTTCTCCGCATTATGGCGGGCATCGACAAGGAATTCCAAGGCGAAGCTTGGATTGAACCGGGCCGCACCGCGGGCTACCTTCCGCAGGAACCGCAGCTCGATCCGAATCTGACTGTCAAAGAAAACGTGATGCAGGCGGTCGCCAAGAAACAGGCGATTCTTGACCGCTACAATGAAATTTCGATGAAGTTTGCCGAACCGATGAGCGATGACGAAATGAACAAGCTCATGGAAGAACAGGGAAAGCTTCAGGACCAGATCGATGCGGAAGATCTATGGAGCCTCGACCGCAAAATCGAAATCGCGATGGACGCCCTGAACTGCCCGCCGGGTGACTGGCAGGTGACGAATCTTTCGGGCGGTGAAAAGCGCCGTGTGGCTCTTTGCCGCTTGCTTCTCGAAGAACCGGACCTTTTGCTCCTTGACGAACCGACGAACCACTTGGATGCGGAATCGGTCGCTTGGCTTGAACGCCATTTGCGCGAATACAAGGGCTCCGTGATCCTCGTGACGCATGACCGTTACTTCCTCGATAATGTGACGGGCTGGATTTTGGAAATTGACCGTGGCCGTGGCATTCCATGGCAGGGCAACTATGCGGAATGGCTGGACCAGAAGCTGGACCGCATGAAGAATGAAGAAAAGGGCGAATCCGATCGCCAGAAGCGCCTTGCCCGTGAACAGGAATGGGTGAAGCAGAGCCCGAAGGCGCGTCAGGCGAAGAACAAGGCTCGTTTGAAGGCATACGAAGATCTTTTGGCGGAAGACAGCCGCGAACAGATCAAGGTCGCTCAGATTTACATTCCGAACGGAAAGCGCCTCGGCAATGTGGTGATTCAGGCGGAAAATCTGCGCAAGGCATACAACGACAAGCTCCTTTTCGAAGATCTTTCGTTTACGCTTCCGCGTTCGGGTATCGTGGGCATTATCGGTCCGAACGGTGCGGGTAAATCTACGCTGTTTAAAATTATCACGGGTCAGGAAAAGCCGGATTCGGGTTGCGTCAAGATCGGCGATACGGTGGAAATGATCACCATGGAACAGGGCCGTGAAAGCTTGGACGATACGAAGACTGTCTTTGAAACGATTGCCAACGGCAAGGATGAAATCATCCTCGGGGAACGCAAGATGAACGCTCGCGCTTACTGTGGACTTTTCAACTTCACCGGTGCCGATCAGCAGAAGAAACTTTCTGTGCTTTCGGGCGGTGAACGCAACCGCGTTCTCATGGCAAAGAATTTGCAGCGTCCGGGCAACTTGCTGTTTCTCGATGAACCGACGAATGATTTGGACATCGAAACGCTGCAGGCCTTGGAACAGGCGATTCTTCGCTTTGCAGGCTGTGCCGTGATTATTTCGCATGACCGCTGGTTTTTAGACCGCGTGGCAACTCATATTCTCGCTTACGAGGGCGATTCCAAGGTTGTCTGGTTCGAAGGCAACTGGAGCGAATATGAAGCGGACTACCGGAAACGTATGGGCGATGACGCGGATACGCCGAAGCGCTTCAAATATAAGACGCTCACGCGTGAATAA